One Solanum lycopersicum chromosome 2, SLM_r2.1 genomic region harbors:
- the LOC101259400 gene encoding uncharacterized protein produces MTSADIFKAYCDSVVDLIDPLLVQLLLKSSQDKRFFCEAAEKALISMTTWVSPVLLLAKLQPYLKNKNPRIRAKASMCISRSAPHLGSDGIKAYGIEKLIQLAASQLSDKLPESREAARDQLLDLQNVYEKTLDMMPIDVSENPQINSWEHFCQSKLSPLSALAVLRVTNVAR; encoded by the exons ATGACTTCAGCTGACATTTTCAAAGCATACTGTGACAGCGTTGTTGACTTAATAGATCCACTG CTTGTTCAACTTCTGCTTAAATCTTCACAAGACAAGCGATTTTTTTGTGAGGCAGCTGAGAAAGCTCTGATATCCATGACGACATGGGTTTCTCCAGTTCTATTGTTAGCTAAGCTGCAACCTTAtcttaaaaacaaaaatcctCGAATTCGAGCTAAGGCTTCAATGTGCATTTCtcgaagtgcaccacatctg GGATCTGATGGAATCAAAGCATATGGGATTGAAAAGCTGATCCAACTCGCCGCATCTCAGCTCAGTGACAAACTCCCTGAATCAAGGGAGGCTGCTCGTGATCAATTGTTAGATCTGCAAAATGTCTACGAGAAAACACTTGATATGATGCCAATAGACGTGAGTGAAAACCCCCAAATAAATTCCTGGGAGCATTTCTGTCAATCGAAGCTCTCGCCTTTAAGTGCTCTAGCTGTTCTTCGTGTGACAAATGTCGCCCGGTAG